The Candidatus Hydrogenedentota bacterium genome has a segment encoding these proteins:
- the tatA gene encoding twin-arginine translocase TatA/TatE family subunit, giving the protein MWQPGMWELVVILIIVLVVFGTGKLSNIGSSLGTAIRDFKQSVKEVPEKDDKPEEKKDEETS; this is encoded by the coding sequence ATGTGGCAACCAGGAATGTGGGAGCTTGTGGTCATACTGATTATCGTGCTGGTCGTGTTCGGCACGGGCAAATTGTCGAACATCGGCAGTTCGCTCGGGACGGCCATCCGCGATTTCAAGCAAAGCGTGAAAGAGGTTCCCGAAAAGGACGACAAGCCCGAAGAGAAGAAAGACGAGGAAACGTCCTGA